From one Coffea eugenioides isolate CCC68of chromosome 11, Ceug_1.0, whole genome shotgun sequence genomic stretch:
- the LOC113751165 gene encoding agamous-like MADS-box protein AGL80, which translates to MTRKKVKLAFITNDSARKATYKKRKKGLLKKVSELSTLCGVDACAIVYSPYESEPEVWPGPVGVQLVISRFKRMPEMEQSKKMVNQEGFIKHRIAKANEQLRKQCKENREKEMTEVMYQCLTGRGIQDLMMADLHDLGWLVDQNVKKIEKRIEFVKKMAPPQQAKPPTTPPGEPSMPVDGIPRTGWFNQWMNNPGQNKGSGSGNEMTMKFHENHNFMWSSAFFP; encoded by the coding sequence ATGACTAGGAAAAAGGTAAAACTGGCTTTCATAACTAATGATTCGGCAAGAAAAGCAACCTataagaaaaggaagaagggtCTGCTGAAGAAGGTAAGCGAACTCAGCACCCTTTGCGGTGTTGATGCTTGTGCAATTGTATATAGTCCATATGAATCTGAACCTGAGGTTTGGCCTGGCCCGGTGGGAGTTCAACTCGTGATTTCACGGTTCAAAAGAATGCCAGAAATGGAGCAAAGCAAGAAGATGGTGAATCAGGAGGGCTTCATCAAGCACAGGATTGCCAAAGCCAATGAACAGCTGAGGAAACAATGCAAGGAAAATCGGGAGAAGGAGATGACTGAGGTGATGTACCAATGCTTGACTGGAAGAGGTATACAGGACCTGATGATGGCGGACTTGCATGATCTGGGGTGGCTTGTTGATCAGAATGTAAAGAAGATTGAGAAAAGAATTGAATTTGTCAAGAAAATGGCTCCTCCTCAACAAGCTAAGCCGCCAACAACACCACCAGGTGAACCATCAATGCCTGTGGATGGGATTCCAAGGACTGGCTGGTTCAACCAGTGGATGAATAACCCTGGTCAAAACAAGGGTTCTGGTTCTGGGAATGAGATGACTATGAAATTCCATGAGAATCACAATTTTATGTGGTCTAGTGCCTTTTTTCCTTGA
- the LOC113753267 gene encoding UDP-glycosyltransferase 83A1-like: protein MGIPHVLAIPYPAQGHVLPLMELALRLAKNGIKVTFVNTEFDHKRVIESLSGEENVPDMMHLVSVPDGLESWEDRNDLGKLTKTIFRVMPAKLEALMEKMNESETDKITCLITDESMGWALEIAKKMGVRAVAFWPAAAAVLALELNIPKLIHDGIIDSSGTITKKQMVQLSSTMLAVDSEHFAWASVGDATTQGIVFDAILKNNRTLKMADWIIGNSSNELEASVFTLFPEMLPIGPLLASNQLGRSVGSYWPEDSDCLAWLDKQPVQSVIYAAFGSFTVFDQTQFQELALGLERTNMPFLWVVRRNLTAETDNAYPKGSKERIQGRGRLSSWAPQQQVLSHPSVACFLSHCGWNSTIEGVSNGVPFLCWPYFADQFTNRSYICDDWKVGLGLEKDGNGIIAQGEVKNKIEQLVTVKGYKERALDLKAKVMSSLREDGCSGKNFNNFVKWIKDD from the exons ATGGGCATTCCACATGTACTAGCTATACCTTATCCAGCACAAGGTCATGTACTTCCCCTAATGGAACTTGCCTTGCGCCTAGCCAAGAATGGCATCAAGGTTACATTTGTGAACACGGAATTTGATCACAAGCGAGTCATTGAATCGTTATCAGGTGAAGAAAATGTACCTGATATGATGCATCTGGTATCCGTCCCAGATGGCCTGGAATCGTGGGAAGACAGAAATGACCTGGGGAAGTTAACAAAGACAATTTTTCGTGTTATGCCTGCAAAGTTGGAGGCTCTAATGGAGAAGATGAATGAATCTGAAACTGACAAAATCACATGCCTTATTACTGATGAGAGCATGGGTTGGGCACTGGAGATCGCGAAGAAAATGGGAGTCAGGGCTGTAGCCTTCTGGCCTGCAGCAGCAGCTGTATTGGCTCTGGAACTCAATATTCCAAAGCTCATTCACGACGGAATCATAGACAGCTCTG GAACTATCACGAAGAAGCAGATGGTCCAGTTATCATCCACCATGTTAGCCGTGGACTCTGAACACTTTGCTTGGGCCAGTGTCGGTGATGCGACCACACAGGGTATTGTTTTTGATGCTATATTAAAAAATAACAGAACATTAAAAATGGCTGATTGGATTATCGGCAACTCGAGTAATGAGTTAGAGGCATCAGTTTTTACCTTATTTCCAGAAATGTTGCCAATTGGCCCTCTTCTAGCTAGCAACCAGCTTGGAAGATCAGTTGGTTCCTACTGGCCTGAAGACTCGGATTGCTTGGCGTGGCTTGATAAACAACCAGTCCAATCAGTCATTTATGCTGCATTTGGGAGCTTCACAGTTTTTGACCAGACACAGTTTCAAGAACTGGCTCTAGGCCTTGAACGCACCAATATGCCATTCCTGTGGGTTGTGAGGCGGAATTTAACAGCAGAAACAGATAATGCATATCCAAAAGGTTCCAAAGAGCGAATACAAGGACGAGGAAGATTATCCAGTTGGGCACCTCAACAACAGGTGCTGAGTCATCCTTCAGTTGCCTGCTTCCTCAGCCACTGTGGTTGGAATTCTACAATTGAAGGTGTAAGCAATGGTGTCCCTTTCCTCTGCTGGCCATACTTTGCAGACCAGTTCACTAATAGAAGCTACATATGTGATGATTGGAAGGTTGGATTAGGATTGGAAAAAGATGGAAATGGAATCATTGCACAAGGAGAAGTTAAGAACAAAATTGAGCAGCTAGTCACTGTTAAAGGCTACAAGGAGAGGGCCTTGGATTTAAAAGCAAAAGTTATGAGTAGTCTTAGAGAAGACGGATGTTCTGGCAAGAATTTCAACAACTTTGTCAAGTGGATTAAGGATGATTAG